One genomic region from Drosophila busckii strain San Diego stock center, stock number 13000-0081.31 chromosome 3R, ASM1175060v1, whole genome shotgun sequence encodes:
- the LOC108601551 gene encoding luciferin sulfotransferase codes for MQLTYRELDADIVRRTNAIFPVQDCFVEVLPDQLIIPRKFVELGESIRRLPVYEDDVWMVSYPRTGSTWAQEMVWLLGHKLDYEAAKQPLGMRSPMIELSALFSTDHHQWVAESFGNTVDLVRNLPHPRYARSHLSWQLLPEQFDSVKPKIVYTARNPKDLCVSYYHYCTLLHNITGDFDQFVDLFLSGHTPMGSYWKHVLPFWKRSFDDNVLFIKYEDMIHDLPAVVRRCANFLNVSDLINERSMQRICEHLKFDSMQSNQAINLEKILPQGETKFIRNGKIGDWQNHMTDEMSARFDAWSEDHLRGSGLKFDYE; via the coding sequence ATGCAGCTAACTTATCGGGAACTCGATGCGGATATTGTGCGGCGCACCAATGCAATATTTCCCGTCCAGGATTGCTTTGTGGAGGTGCTGCCGGATCAGCTGATCATTCCACGTAAATTTGTCGAGCTGGGCGAGTCTATACGTCGACTGCCTGTCTACGAAGACGATGTCTGGATGGTGTCGTATCCACGCACTGGCTCGACGTGGGCACAAGAAATGGTCTGGCTGCTGGGTCATAAGCTAGACTATGAGGCAGCCAAACAGCCGCTGGGAATGCGTTCACCCATGATTGAGTTGTCAGCTTTGTTTAGCACGGATCACCATCAGTGGGTGGCGGAGTCATTTGGCAATACAGTGGACCTGGTGCGTAATTTGCCACATCCACGCTATGCACGATCGCATCTCTCCTGGCAGTTGTTGCCCGAGCAATTCGATAGTGTCAAGCCGAAAATTGTGTATACGGCGCGTAATCCCAAGGATCTGTGTGTTTCCTACTATCACTATTGCACGCTGTTGCATAACATTACTGGTGACTTTGATCAATTTGTGGACTTATTCCTTAGCGGCCACACGCCCATGGGCTCGTATTGGAAGCATGTATTGCCATTCTGGAAACGCAGCTTTGATGACAATGTACTTTTTATCAAATATGAAGACATGATACACGATCTGCCTGCTGTAGTGCGTCGTTGCGCTAATTTCTTAAATGTCTCCGATTTAATCAATGAAAGGAGTATGCAGCGAATTTGTGAGCATCTCAAATTCGACAGCATGCAGAGCAATCAGGCCATAAACTTGGAGAAGATTCTACCACAAGGGGAAACAAAGTTTATACGTAATGGTAAAATTGGCGACTGGCAAAATCATATGACTGATGAAATGTCTGCACGATTTGATGCGTGGAGTGAAGATCATTTGCGTGGCAGTGGCTTAAAATTCGATTATGAATAG